The nucleotide window CAATCATGCTTCCCCACGCCATATTACTGCGTGCTTCTATATTTCCCCCATTCCATACAGCAGTACGAATGCTGGAAGAAATACGCTCAATAGCATCTAACGCCAGCGCATCGGTTAGAGGTGTCGCATTAACAGACGTTAAAGATTCAACCGCGTGTGTGAGTGCATCAACGCCAGTTGCAGCTGTAATTTTCGGCGGGACCGTATAAGTCAATTCAGGATCCACTACTGCCACGTCAGCAATTAAATGTTCATGCGTGAGGACATCCTTGGTATTTTCTAAAGAAAAAACAGCGATATCGGTTACTTCTGCACCAGTACCGGACGTTGTGGGAATGAGTATTTTCGGTAAACCCTTCGCTTTTATTGATTTTGTTCCGGATAGATTTAAATAATCTTCCACGTTCCCGTCGTGATCCTTTAATACTGCGGCGGCCTTTGCAATATCCAGAGAACTCCCCCCTCCAATCCCGATGACAAGATCGGCATCAAATGCCTTTACCGCCTGTAAAGCTTTATTGCCTATATCTAACGGAGGTTCCGGTACAAGCTCTGAATAAACTTGATACTCTATCCCCTGTCCTTGTAAGTGCGTTTCAAGTTTTTGAACAACACCTGCATCAATAACCCCAGGATCAGCGTATACCATTACTTTTTTGGCATTAAAAGAATGAATGAGCGACGGAACCTTTCGGATCCCCCCTTCCCCTGTTACAAGTTTTAGAGGGGAGACAAAAGAATGAGACATAATAACAGCTCCTTTAAGGTTCACTACTTATTTTTTTCGATTTATTCTCGGGATGAGACGTGAACATGGTAACAACGTACATTACGGTCATACTGATCAATACTGCGATGCCTGAAGCTCCGAATGGATTGGAAAAATCGAAACCAAATGGCAAATACACAATCCAATATACGATATTGCCCGCCAATAGTGAAGATACAGCGGCTTGTTTCGTTGATCTTTTCCATAGAGCTCCGACGATGATTGGACCGGCTGTAGCGGACATGATACCACCAATACCAATCCACATAAATATGGACAAATACTCTGGTGGTGTCCAACCAACTATAACTGCAGCAATAATAACAACAAAGGTACTGTATCTGCTAATTAAAAGTTCATTGCGCTCTGCCTTTTCTTTCGTGATTTTAATCCTCGGTACGATCGTTTTACGATATAAATCATTGGCAAACAGTTGAGTAATCGAAACCACTAGACCATCCGACGTCGACATGACAGCAGACAACACCGCTACAGCAAAGAAAGCTGCTATGGCTGGCGGAAAAATTTCACTAAACAGGACTGGTATAATTTGATCCGGGTTAATACCAGCATCACTGCCAATAACCGCGATACCATGCATACCACCAAGTGCCATTAATGGAAGAATAGTCGCGATGACCGTACAATACATGATAAGTTTTTTAAGATCACGGCCAGATTTTACCGCCATAAATTTATTCCCTAAATGTGGTTGAATAGCAAAGGGAAGATGGGCGATAAACAACAGGGCAACCAACCAAAAGGAACCGTAGGTATCATCTCCGGGCAAAAATAATTGATTGAATCCACCTTGCGGTTTTTCTTCATCAATGGTTGAGAGCATATCACCAAAGCCACCATCGACACCTACACTGCCAACGAAAGAAAAAAATACGACAACAGCGACAACAAGCATTAAAAATCCTTGAATAGCATCCGTCATAATGTCCGAATGTGAGCCACCCATAAACACATAGATAGAAAGAACAACCCCTGTGATAATGAGACCCGTCTCATATTCAACACCCATCATCGTTTGGAACATGGTGGCAGCCGCTACAAATTGCGAAACGACATAAAAAATTAATAAAATGGAAATGATCGTTAAGGCTATGCGCAAAAAATCACTTTGATACCGTTCACCAATAAATTCCGGGATTGTTCTCGTACCGTATTTATCTCCGTATTTTTTGATAACTTTAGCGACAAATACCATTCCGATGACTGTTGCGATTGGGTAAAGTAATGGATACCACAAGCTAGGTGTTCCAATATCATAGGCAAGACCAGGCATCCCCATAAAAGTGGAACCACTCGAAATCCCCGCAGCGATCACAAGCGCGATCGTAAAAGGGCCATAACTTGAACGGGCTGTGGCGAAATCATCAGCCGTATTGGTTTTTTTCATTCCAACCCAACCCAGAACAAGCATCATCCCTATGAAAAGGGCCATAAATATCCAAGAATATATAGTAATAGAATCAGTCATTGCTCAATGCCCCCTAATCATCATTTAATAAATTTGTTTTCCATAGAACAATTGCCATTCCTATCCAAGTTCCGACAATCATAACGGCCCCAATAACAAGAAAAGTCATATTTTTCCTACCTTCCTTTCTATAAACTGATAAATCTCCGGAAACTTATCAATTTTATCTAATGAATTGGACATTGGTTCAAATAAATAAGTTTTTGTTTTCTTGCTGAACCTTCCGGGTTTTTCGATTAATTGATAAGGTATATACACCCATTGACTTGCTAAAAGCTCTATCGTTGGCACACTCCAGGATCTTACCCTATAAAGATAATGGCGGCGTAGTGTTTCAAATGCTTCCTCAATACAAGCATGTTCAGTCATTATTTCTTTTATTGCGTCGGATTCTATAACCTCTTCTTTGCGAAGGTCAGGAAGTTGGTTGGCGATACTGGTTCCTCCCCTCACGCTATCCGTCATTGTAGTTACTTTCTCCTTACGATGACCATAAATTAACCGATAGGTAACCATCCACTCTGTATAGTAATGAGGATAATAAAAAGAGGAATAACCCTCTTGTTTTTTACAATCAAATACAGTAGCTTCCATCATGTGTTCACCTCAATTTTTTGAATGCGCATTCACAAAGCTTTATAATTTACGAGTGGTGTTTCTTTGATACAAAATAGGGTCTAAAGTAATTTGCACAGGTTTTTGAGACGATTGGTCGCCCTCAATTGCATCGATTAGATACTCAATCCCTAACCTTCCTAAATTTGTGTTTGACTGTAGACCAATCGTTGTCAGTTTAAAGGAATGATGACTTGAAATTCGTATGTTATCCATCCCACAAATACTAATATCTTCCGGGATGCAGTAACCTAATTCGATCAAAATGTCGATTACGAATAAAGCAATTGAATCTGTGCTGGCAAATATAGCCGTTGGTTTATTTTTTCTGCCCATCATCATTAAAACGGCTTCCTTGACCCCTTTTTCACTTGTATCCGTTTCCCAGATTAAGTGCTCATCAATCGGAATTTTGTTCCTTTGCATTTCTCTCATAAATCCGGCGTGCCTACCATAAAAGGTAGATGCATACAACGGACCCCCAATAAAACCAATGCTTCGATGACCTAACTCCAATAAATGGTTAGCAGCCACCTCTCCTGCTTTTTCATTATCTATTTCAACAAAATCCCCACCTTTATTATGCTTTCTGTTAAACATAATATATGGGGTTTTTAAAGATATTAAGTCCTCGTAAATCGGATCATCCATAAATATGGAAGATATGATCATGCCATCCACTTGTGCTGACAGGACCGTTTCATAAATAGATAAGTTGTCTTCATCGTTTGCAAAAAAGACGTTGGTTTTGTATCCATTTTCATTGGCGTAATTAACGATTGAGGTCGTTGTATCAACGAAAAAAGGATTGTGTATAGGTCCGGAAATTAATGCAATCGTTTTCGTTCGTTTGTTAACAAGTGATCTCGCTATGGTGTTAGGACGATAATTCAGTTCCTTCATAGCATTCCTTACCTTTTCCAGGTTGGATTCTGTCACTCTGTCAGGCTCATTTAACACGCGAGAAACGGTTGATTGAGAGACACCGGCTCTGTTTGCTACATCCTTTGAAGAAACCATAATAACTCCTTCTGTGTGAATACGCATTCAAAGATTCATTGATATTATATTAAAATGAAGTCACTTTTTTTGTCAATATGTAAGAGCTTACTTGTTTGATTGTTAGTATATTTACTTTTTTTCTTTGTATGTTTATAATATATTTAGTTGTGAATGCGCATTCAAAGTTAGGAAAGGCAGGTATTGGTATAATCATGAAACAAAAAATTTATATTAACAACCACTGGCAACCTGGATTCCCGCAAAAAACGCTATTTTATAACGAGGAATGCGATTATAAAGGGATTTAGATATATAAATCATCGTTACATATATTTTTGTATAACGAGGCAAGAATGTTGTTGTAACGGCAATTATAGACTACCTCGTTATAAATTCCGGGAATCCAGGTGGCAAGGAGATGAACTAGGACATTTCGACGTCGTTAATCCTGCAACAAAGCAAGCGATCGCCACAGTGCCTAGCGGCGGCAGAAACGAAGCAGAACAAGCCGTAGAAGCTGCTCACGCT belongs to Salicibibacter cibi and includes:
- a CDS encoding iron-containing alcohol dehydrogenase, translated to MSHSFVSPLKLVTGEGGIRKVPSLIHSFNAKKVMVYADPGVIDAGVVQKLETHLQGQGIEYQVYSELVPEPPLDIGNKALQAVKAFDADLVIGIGGGSSLDIAKAAAVLKDHDGNVEDYLNLSGTKSIKAKGLPKILIPTTSGTGAEVTDIAVFSLENTKDVLTHEHLIADVAVVDPELTYTVPPKITAATGVDALTHAVESLTSVNATPLTDALALDAIERISSSIRTAVWNGGNIEARSNMAWGSMIAGLSFYNAGVAGVHALAYPLGGIYKIPHGEANAVLLPYIYDYIWPSCIDKMTVMAEKLGVTTESMSKREATIAAVRELRNIVKDVGIPSKLQSFGVKEDDLDLLAEEGIKQKRLLDRSPMPFTQNDIRDRYRAAFEGELKFGE
- a CDS encoding sodium:solute symporter family protein; translation: MTDSITIYSWIFMALFIGMMLVLGWVGMKKTNTADDFATARSSYGPFTIALVIAAGISSGSTFMGMPGLAYDIGTPSLWYPLLYPIATVIGMVFVAKVIKKYGDKYGTRTIPEFIGERYQSDFLRIALTIISILLIFYVVSQFVAAATMFQTMMGVEYETGLIITGVVLSIYVFMGGSHSDIMTDAIQGFLMLVVAVVVFFSFVGSVGVDGGFGDMLSTIDEEKPQGGFNQLFLPGDDTYGSFWLVALLFIAHLPFAIQPHLGNKFMAVKSGRDLKKLIMYCTVIATILPLMALGGMHGIAVIGSDAGINPDQIIPVLFSEIFPPAIAAFFAVAVLSAVMSTSDGLVVSITQLFANDLYRKTIVPRIKITKEKAERNELLISRYSTFVVIIAAVIVGWTPPEYLSIFMWIGIGGIMSATAGPIIVGALWKRSTKQAAVSSLLAGNIVYWIVYLPFGFDFSNPFGASGIAVLISMTVMYVVTMFTSHPENKSKKISSEP
- a CDS encoding LacI family DNA-binding transcriptional regulator, which produces MRIHTEGVIMVSSKDVANRAGVSQSTVSRVLNEPDRVTESNLEKVRNAMKELNYRPNTIARSLVNKRTKTIALISGPIHNPFFVDTTTSIVNYANENGYKTNVFFANDEDNLSIYETVLSAQVDGMIISSIFMDDPIYEDLISLKTPYIMFNRKHNKGGDFVEIDNEKAGEVAANHLLELGHRSIGFIGGPLYASTFYGRHAGFMREMQRNKIPIDEHLIWETDTSEKGVKEAVLMMMGRKNKPTAIFASTDSIALFVIDILIELGYCIPEDISICGMDNIRISSHHSFKLTTIGLQSNTNLGRLGIEYLIDAIEGDQSSQKPVQITLDPILYQRNTTRKL